A portion of the Lolium rigidum isolate FL_2022 chromosome 1, APGP_CSIRO_Lrig_0.1, whole genome shotgun sequence genome contains these proteins:
- the LOC124684823 gene encoding E3 ubiquitin-protein ligase BIG BROTHER-like has product MATVGPPGAFRRITVHYSTAGDEANNDSFLEFVIGDVLEDQESLYQSIMGARTPGASESSHHCHEDSCTSRGSRSGETSRTSDDQIAADFEYARQLQEEMGDLTIGTHTDDDEQDDISCVPSPSDTDDDDNGDDEEEAARQDDDSDNDDFDPDNMTYEQRQELVESVGNESRGLSDELMRYLVPWKYKSGSGFFSRKTNHDDCCSVCLSSFRNRESLITLPCKHSYHADCITRWLKIDKTCPVCKYEVFGPS; this is encoded by the exons ATGGCCACCGTGGGTCCGCCTGGCGCCTTCCGGAGGATCACCGTGCACTACAGCACCGCCGGCGACGAAGCAAACAATGATAGCTTCCTCGAGTTTGTGATCGGTGATGTTCTTGAAGACCAG GAGAGCCTGTATCAATCGATCATGGGTGCAAGGACACCTGGTGCATCTGAGAGCTCACATCATTGTCATGAAGACAGCTGCACTAGCAGAGGTTCAAGGTCAGGAGAgacctcaagaacttcagatgatCAGATCGCGGCCGACTTTGAATACGCTAGGCAGCTGCAGGAGGAGATGGGGGATCTTACGATCGGAACGCATACGGATGATGACGAACAGGACG ATATAAGCTGTGTGCCTTCCCCATCTGACACCGATGATGACGAtaatggtgatgatgaagaagag GCTGCTAGGCAAGATGATGACAGTGACAATGATGATTTTGATCCAGACAACATGACCTACGAG CAAAGGCAGGAACTTGTGGAATCAGTAGGAAATGAGAGCAGAGGTTTATCTGACGAACTCATGCGATATTTGGTGCCATGGAAGTACAAATCAGGATCAGGATTCTTCTCAAGGAAGACAAACCATGATGA TTGTTGTTCTGTGTGCCTATCATCTTTCAGAAACCGAGAGAGCCTCATAACCTTGCCCTGCAAGCACAGTTACCACGCTGATTGCATTACTAGGTGGCTCAAGATCGACAAG ACATGCCCAGTCTGCAAATATGAAGTGTTTGGCCCTTCCTAG
- the LOC124684824 gene encoding oligopeptide transporter 7-like, with translation MASSSRHEHQGQEEEEDQEHQEHHGHGHEITSPLLRPPPSTSRTSPEPQEEENSPIEQVALTVPVGDDPDTPVLTFRMWVLGTASCCVLSFLNQFFWYRKEPLTITAISAQIAVVPLGHLMAAALPERAFFRGRPYEFTLNPGPFNVKEHVLITIFANAGAGTVYAIHIVTAVRVFYGKQLTFFVSLLIVLTTQVLGFGWAGIFRRYLVEPATMWWPSNLVQVSLFRALHEKEERRKGGFTRNQFFMVAFTGSFIYYIFPGYLFQMLTSLSWICWVFPYSVLAQQLGSGLHGLGIGAIGLDWASISSYLGSPLASPWFATANVAAGFFIVMYIITPIAYWFNFYKAQTFPIFSSGLFTSTGQKYNISAIVDSHFHFDIEAYEKNGPLYLSTVFAVTYGVGFAALTATIVHVLLFHGSEILKLSKSAFQEKRVDIHTKLMRRYKQVPEWWFICILIANIFITIFACEYYIEKLQLPWWGVLLACAIAFFFTLPIGIITATTNQTPGLNIITEYIIGYLYPGRPVANMCFKVYGFISMKQALEFLQDFKLGHYMKIPPRIMFMAQVVGTLIAAFVYLGTAWWLMDTIPNICNIELLSADSPWTCPADHVFYDASVIWGLIGPRRIFGDLGTYSAVNWFFLGGAIAPLLVWLAHKAFPGQKWILLINMPVMIAATNQMPPATAVNYSAWILVGFLSGYVVYKYRRDWWERHNYLLSAALDAGLAFMAVLIYLCLGLENISLKWWGNDLDGCPLASCPTAKGIFVEGCPVYH, from the exons ATGGCGTCCTCCTCCCGCCACGAACACCAaggccaagaggaagaagaagatcaagAGCACCAAGAACACCACGGCCATGGCCATGAGATCACCTCCCCACTCC TGCGGCCACCGCCGTCAACCTCACGGACCTCACCGGAGCCCCAAGAGGAGGAGAACTCGCCGATCGAGCAGGTGGCGCTGACGGTGCCGGTGGGCGACGACCCGGACACCCCCGTGCTCACCTTCCGGATGTGGGTGCTCGGCACGGCATCCTGCTGCGTGCTCTCCTTcctcaaccagttcttctggtACCGCAAGGAGCCGCTCACCATCACCGCCATCTCTGCTCAGATCGCGGTCGTGCCGCTCGGCCACCTCATGGCGGCGGCGCTTCCCGAGCGCGCCTTCTTCCGCGGCAGGCCGTACGAGTTCACCCTCAACCCGGGGCCATTCAACGTGAAGGAGCACGTGCTGATCACCATCTTCGCCAACGCTGGCGCCGGCACTGTCTACGCCAtacacatcgtcaccgccgtccgCGTGTTCTACGGCAAGCAGCTCACCTTCTTCGTCTCCCTCCTCATCGTCCTCACCACCCAGGTGCTCGGCTTTGGCTGGGCAGGCATATTCCGGCGGTACCTTGTAGAGCCGGCCACCATGTGGTGGCCGTCCAACCTCGTCCAGGTCTCCCTCTTCAG GGCACTTCATGAGAAGGAAGAGCGCAGAAAAGGTGGCTTCACGCGCAACCAGTTTTTCATGGTGGCCTTCACCGGTAGCTTCATATACTATATCTTCCCAGGCTACCTGTTCCAGATGCTCACCTCCCTCTCCTGGATCTGCTGGGTCTTCCCCTACTCTGTGCTTGCCCAGCAGCTCGGCTCAGGGCTCCATGGCCTCGGCATTGGCGCGATCGGTCTTGACTGGGCTTCTATTTCCAGCTACCTTGGGAGTCCTCTTGCCAGCCCCTGGTTTGCCACTGCAAACGTCGCTGCAGGCTTCTTCATCGTCATGTACATAATCACACCCATTGCCTACTGGTTTAATTTCTATAAGGCACAGACCTTCCCCATCTTTTCTTCTGGTCTCTTCACATCAACTGGGCAGAAGTACAACATCTCAGCCATTGTAGACTCCCATTTTCATTTTGACATAGAGGCCTATGAGAAAAATGGTCCACTATACCTTAGCACTGTCTTCGCTGTCACGTATGGTGTCGGTTTCGCAGCCCTGACAGCAACAATCGTTCATGTTCTCCTCTTCCACGGAAG TGAAATATTGAAGTTAAGCAAATCAGCTTTTCAAGAGAAACGGGTGGATATACACACAAAACTTATGAGGAGATATAAGCAGGTCCCTGAGTGGTGGTTCATCTGCATCCTTATTGCTAACATTTTCATCACCATCTTTGCTTGTGAATACTACATTGAGAAACTCCAGTTGCCCTGGTGGGGTGTATTGCTGGCATGTGCCATTGCCTTTTTCTTTACCCTCCCAATTGGAATTATCACAGCAACGACAAACCAG ACTCCTGGACTAAACATCATTACTGAGTACATCATCGGGTACTTGTACCCTGGACGGCCTGTTGCGAATATGTGCTTCAAGGTATATGGTTTTATCAGCATGAAACAGGCTCTGGAGTTTCTGCAAGATTTTAAGTTGGGGCATTACATGAAGATTCCTCCAAGGATCATGTTTATGGCTCAG GTGGTCGGAACTTTGATTGCGGCATTTGTGTACCTTGGAACAGCATGGTGGCTGATGGACACAATCCCCAACATCTGCAACATTGAGCTCCTCTCAGCGGACAGCCCCTGGACCTGTCCTGCTGATCATGTCTTCTATGATGCATCGGTCATATGGGGTCTCATTGGCCCGCGCAGAATATTCGGGGACTTAGGAACTTACTCAGCAGTGAACTGGTTCTTCTTAGGGGGAGCTATTGCCCCACTCCTTGTCTGGCTCGCGCACAAGGCATTCCCAGGCCAGAAGTGGATCCTACTCATCAACATGCCCGTGATGATCGCTGCCACCAACCAGATGCCACCCGCCACTGCGGTTAACTACAGTGCATGGATACTTGTTGGGTTTTTGTCAGGTTATGTGGTCTATAAATATAGACGTGACTGGTGGGAGAGGCACAATTATCTGCTTTCAGCTGCACTAGATGCTGGGTTGGCATTCATGGCCGTTTTGATTTACTTATGTCTAGGCTTGGAGAACATCAGCTTGAAATGGTGGGGCAATGACTTGGATGGATGTCCCCTGGCTTCTTGTCCCACTGCCAAGGGTATATTTGTGGAGGGATGCCCGGTATACCACTGA
- the LOC124703239 gene encoding pentatricopeptide repeat-containing protein At5g08510 produces the protein MEEAKRLHARALRTGSRRLQPLLLRVLAAGDHRYAAVLLDSYPSPSPPAAAALHDRILQALASSRSPLLLPSFARAHRHGLITHLSFTFLLSASAAATSPLFARFALSSHALLVKSGHFAAGDPFLGSALVSFYAKNRLLDQARRVFDEMPRRDTAVYNALLSAYTRGGLLSKAEKLFGEMPERNVVSWTAMVSGYAQNGLHAEAVETFMEMWEGAGVQPNELTVTSVLPACAAVGAMGLGRKVEKYAKRKGHLGNVYVANAVVEMYAKCGNIRRAWRVFQRIGCRQDLCSWNTMIMAFAVHGLWREALALFHKLRMTGMKPDGITFVGVILACTHGGLVHEGKLLFDSMYADYNLTPRIEHYGCMVDLLGRAGLLKEAYSMICRMPVEPDAVIWGALLGACSFHGNIELAEIAVNNLVFLEPQNTGNLVILSNIYASSGKWDGVAQVWKLLKEKDHKKSAGYSFIESDGRMHKFLVEDKSHPRFEEVYRTLDSVTMLMKPVKSENMQELESCFCHL, from the exons ATGGAGGAAGCCAAGCGCCTGCACGCGCGCGCGCTCCGCACTGGCTCGCGCCGCCTGcagccgctcctcctccgcgtgctcgccgccggcgaccaccGCTATGCCGCGGTCCTCCTCGACTCGTACCCTTCCCCGTCACCCCCCGCCGCGGCGGCACTCCACGACCGCATCCTCCAGGCGCTGGCCTCCTCGCGCAGCCCgctcctcctcccctccttcgCCCGCGCCCACCGCCACGGCCTCATCACCCATCTCTCCTTCACATTCCTcctctccgcctccgccgccgccacctccccccTCTTCGCGCGCTTCGCGCTCTCCTCCCACGCCCTGCTGGTCAAGTCTGGCCACTTCGCCGCCGGCGACCCCTTCCTCGGCTCCGCCCTCGTCTCCTTCTACGCCAAGAACCGCCTCCTGGACCAAGCCAGGCGGGTTTTCGACGAAATGCCGCGCAGGGACACGGCCGTGTACAACGCGCTGCTCTCGGCGTACACGAGGGGCGGCCTCCTCAGCAAGGCGGAGAAGCTGTTCGGGGAAATGCCTGAACGGAACGTGGTTTCGTGGACCGCGATGGTGTCCGGGTACGCGCAGAACGGGCTGCACGCGGAGGCGGTGGAGACGTTCATGGAGATGTGGGAGGGGGCAGGGGTGCAGCCAAATGAACTGACGGTCACCAGCGTGCTGCCTGCTTGCGCGGCTGTTGGAGCGATGGGGCTAGGGAGGAAAGTCGAGAAGTACGCAAAGAGGAAAGGCCACCTCGGGAATGTGTATGTCGCCAATGCAGTGGTGGAGATGTATGCCAAGTGTGGCAACATACGAAGGGCTTGGCGGGTGTTTCAGAGGATCGGTTGCCGGCAAGATCTGTGTTCTTGGAACACAATGATCATGGCATTCGCCGTGCATGGACTGTGGAGGGAAGCACTTGCCTTGTTCCACAAGTTGAGG ATGACAGGGATGAAACCAGATGGTATTACATTTGTTGGAGTCATTTTGGCTTGCACTCATGGAGGTTTGGTGCATGAAGGAAAGCTACTATTCGACTCGATGTACGCAGATTATAATCTTACTCCACGAATTGAGCACTACGGTTGCATGGTTGATCTGCTTGGGCGTGCTGGCCTCCTGAAAGAAGCTTACAGTATGATATGTAGAATGCCAGTGGAGCCTGATGCCGTCATTTGGGGAGCCCTGCTCGGTGCTTGCAGCTTCCATGGCAACATAGAGCTAGCAGAAATAGCAGTGAACAACCTTGTCTTTCTTGAGCCACAAAACACAGGAAACCTAGTGATCCTTTCAAACATATATGCGTCGTCTGGAAAATGGGACGGTGTTGCCCAGGTCTGGAAGTTACTCAAGGAGAAAGACCACAAGAAATCAGCCGGGTACAGCTTCATCGAGTCAGATGGCAGGATGCACAAGTTCCTTGTTGAAGATAAGTCGCATCCAAGATTTGAGGAGGTATACAGAACCCTCGACAGCGTCACAATGCTCATGAAGCCTGTCAAGTCAGAAAATATGCAAGAATTGGAGAGCTGTTTCTGTCACCTGTAG
- the LOC124703247 gene encoding LOW QUALITY PROTEIN: pentatricopeptide repeat-containing protein At5g16420, mitochondrial-like (The sequence of the model RefSeq protein was modified relative to this genomic sequence to represent the inferred CDS: inserted 2 bases in 1 codon) has translation MPVRRWTAPPLLARAFSAAAPAARTTVPLAHLAHLPSSLPPPSHCTVTPPVQPWPRRLTPRSFSRLIVRLPTPELAVLAFRHALFHANPPLPPSIPVFAAVLSRLPGASPDLLPPVLSALRAARLPAFSDRAFLPLLRALPPLPSLRLFLSLPSFNSHPSVRSFNALLHSLVAARRLRLAAALFRAAPTKLYITPDLVSCNILLKGLVRVGDLDAALKVLDEMPGWGIVPDVVTYTTVLSAYCAKGDLKGAQKLFDDIIASGRRPDVTMYTVLVDGYCRTGKIQDAARIMDEMEASGMQPNEVTYSVVIEACCKEGKSAEACNLXREMLGAGYTPGTPLAAKVVDVLCQDGKAGEAYQMWRWMVKKNVPPDNTITSTLIYWLCKSGMAQEARKLFDELEKGFKPSLLTYNSLISGLCENGELQEAGQVWDDMVERRYEPNALTYEALIKGFCKIGKPNEGVAVFTEMVTKGCTPSKFIYQVLVDSLSEPIHDDIVGKILETAALSGRDFLDGDSWEIFIRKVLNASDTWNKHLNLVLDT, from the exons ATGCCGGTGCGACGCTGGACGGCGCCGCCGCTTCTCGCCCGCGCCTTCTCCGCCGCGGCGCCGGCCGCCAGGACCACCGTGCCGCTCGCCCACCTCGCGCATCTCCCTtcctccctcccgccgccgtcCCACTGCACCGTCACCCCTCCcgtccagccctggccgcgccgcctcacgCCCCGGAGCTTCTCCCGCCTCATCGTCCGCCTCCCCACGCCGGAGCTCGCCGTGCTCGCCTTCCGCCACGCGCTCTTCCACGCCAACCCTCCCCTCCCGCCCTCCATCCCCGTCTTCGCGGCCGTCCTCTCCCGCCTCCCCGGCGCGTCCCCGGACCTCCTCCCGCCCGTCCTCTCcgccctccgcgccgcccgcctcccgGCCTTCTCCGACCGCGCCTTCCTGCCCCTCCTCCGCGCGCTCCCGCCGCTCCCCTccctccgcctcttcctctccctcccgTCCTTCAACTCCCACCCCTCCGTCCGCTCCTTCAACGCCCTCCTCCACTCCCTcgtcgccgcgcgccgcctccgcctgGCCGCCGCCCTCTTCCGCGCCGCGCCCACCAAGCTCTACATCACGCCCGACCTCGTCTCCTGCAACATCCTGCTCAAGGGCCTCGTCCGTGTCGGCGACCTCGACGCCGCCCTCAAGGTCCTCGACGAAATGCCCGGGTGGGGGATCGTCCCCGACGTCGTCACCTACACAACCGTCCTCTCTGCCTACTGCGCCAAGGGGGATCTCAAGGGTGCGCAGAAGCTATTCGATGATATAATCGCCAGTGGGCGTAGGCCAGATGTTACGATGTACACCGTGCTCGTCGATGGGTACTGCCGGACCGGGAAGATACAGGATGCAGCTAGGATCATGGATGAGATGGAGGCATCTGGGATGCAGCCGAATGAGGTTACATATTCAGTTGTGATCGAGGCATGCTGCAAGGAGGGGAAATCTGCCGAGGCGTGCAATTT ACGCGAGATGCTTGGGGCAGGATACACGCCAGGCACACCACTAGCTGCTAAGGTGGTCGATGTGCTCTGCCAGGACGGAAAGGCAGGGGAGGCGTACCAGATGTGGAGATGGATGGTGAAGAAGAACGTGCCGCCTGATAACACGATCACGAGCACATTGATCTACTGGTTATGCAAGAGTGGAATGGCTCAGGAGGCAAGGAAGCTGTTTGACGAGCTCGAGAAGGGGTTCAAGCCAAGCTTACTGACTTATAACTCACTTATTTCCGGTTTATGTGAAAATGGGGAGTTGCAGGAGGCTGGTCAGGTTTGGGATGACATGGTTGAACGGAGATATGAACCAAATGCCTTGACCTATGAGGCTTTGATCAAGGGGTTTTGCAAAATTGGGAAGCCAAATGAAGGGGTGGCAGTATTTACAGAGATGGTGACAAAAGGGTGCACCCCAAGTAAATTTATTTATCAAGTTTTAGTCGATAGCCTATCTGAGCCAATACATGATGATATTGTTGGCAAAATTCTTGAGACTGCGGCTTTAAGTGGTCGGGATTTCTTGGATGGTGATTCTTGGGAAATCTTTATCAGGAAAGTGTTGAATGCAAGTGATACTTGGAACAAGCATCTAAATTTAGTGCTAGATACATAA